TTATTTTATTTTTCATAATGGCAACTCGCTTTCCAAAACTGTTTTTTCTAATTGCGCGCGCCTGTCAAGCAACTTTTCGTAAATTTTACCGTCGAATGCGCCGAGTATCTGCGCCGCCAAAAGTCCTGCGTTGGTAGCGCCCGCAACGCCGATTGCAACAGTGGCGACAGGAATACCTCCCGGCATCTGAACAATGGAAAGCAGAGAATCAAGCCCGTTCAGCGCTTTGGATTGCACGGGCACGCCGATTACAGGCAAACAGGTTTTTGCGGCAACCATACCGGGCAAATGCGCCGCGCCGCCCGCTCCCGCTATAATCACTTTTAATCCGCGATTTGCCGCTTCTTCGGCGTATTTGAACATATAATCGGGCGTTCTGTGCGCCGAAACTACCTTTTTTTCGTAAGG
This is a stretch of genomic DNA from Chitinivibrionia bacterium. It encodes these proteins:
- the purE gene encoding 5-(carboxyamino)imidazole ribonucleotide mutase; amino-acid sequence: MEISVGVIMGSSSDWETMKHACLILEELKIPYEKKVVSAHRTPDYMFKYAEEAANRGLKVIIAGAGGAAHLPGMVAAKTCLPVIGVPVQSKALNGLDSLLSIVQMPGGIPVATVAIGVAGATNAGLLAAQILGAFDGKIYEKLLDRRAQLEKTVLESELPL